In Bacillus sp. SB49, a single window of DNA contains:
- a CDS encoding dTDP-glucose 4,6-dehydratase, translated as MNILVTGGAGFIGRWVVRKLLEDGHQVWVLDDLSNGRIENMEELLSHKNFRAFIHGDIKDEATVQALFYPGIDLCYHLAASINVQDSIDDPVTTFHNDTIGTFYLLEECRKRNVKMVFMSTCMVYDRAVDDKGIAESDPIKPASPYAGAKIAAENMVLSYYYAYDLPVTVVRPFNTYGPFQKTGGEGGVVAIFIKNKLHGLPLQIYGDGRQTRDLLYVEDCAGFVVEAGYQSEVDGEIVNAGLGRDISVNDLAALIVEDESRIEHIEHIHPQSEIPKLLCDYRKAKRLLDWEPAVTLEEGIRRTEEWIKTTKLI; from the coding sequence TTGAACATTCTTGTGACAGGCGGCGCCGGTTTCATCGGCAGATGGGTCGTCCGAAAACTGCTGGAAGACGGGCACCAAGTATGGGTGCTGGATGATTTATCAAATGGACGTATTGAGAATATGGAAGAATTATTGTCCCATAAGAACTTTCGAGCGTTCATCCATGGCGATATCAAAGACGAAGCAACCGTGCAAGCCTTGTTTTATCCGGGGATCGACCTTTGTTATCATCTGGCTGCAAGCATCAATGTCCAGGATAGCATCGATGATCCGGTGACGACGTTCCATAACGATACTATCGGTACATTCTATCTGCTTGAAGAATGCCGTAAACGTAACGTGAAAATGGTATTCATGAGTACCTGTATGGTTTATGACAGGGCTGTGGACGACAAAGGGATTGCTGAAAGCGATCCGATCAAGCCGGCATCCCCGTACGCAGGCGCTAAGATTGCAGCGGAAAATATGGTGTTGTCGTATTATTACGCTTACGATCTCCCTGTGACAGTCGTCCGGCCGTTCAACACGTATGGGCCTTTTCAGAAGACGGGAGGAGAAGGCGGCGTAGTGGCCATCTTCATTAAGAACAAACTCCATGGTCTGCCGCTGCAAATTTATGGAGATGGACGTCAGACACGCGATTTATTGTATGTAGAAGACTGTGCCGGTTTCGTCGTGGAGGCGGGGTACCAGAGTGAAGTGGACGGCGAAATTGTCAATGCCGGTTTAGGAAGGGACATTTCCGTTAATGATCTGGCCGCATTGATCGTAGAAGATGAATCGCGTATTGAACATATCGAGCATATCCATCCACAAAGCGAGATTCCGAAACTTCTCTGTGATTACAGGAAGGCGAAGAGACTTCTGGATTGGGAGCCTGCCGTTACATTAGAGGAAGGCATCCGTCGTACGGAAGAGTGGATCAAGACGACTAAACTCATTTAA
- the pseI gene encoding pseudaminic acid synthase, with product MEMKVGDRYIGEAHRPFIIAEMSGNHNQSLTRALEIVDRAADSGADALKIQTYTADTMTLDHKGADFEINQQDSLWKGKRLYDLYKEAYTPWEWHEKIFERCRERGIIGFSTPFDASSVDFLESLHVPMYKIASFENTDLPLIEKVAATGKPVIISTGLATVAEIAEMTAAARGAGCRDLVLLKCTSSYPATPENSNIRTIPNMKEVFRCQVGLSDHTLGTGAAVASVALGASVIEKHFTLNRKDGGVDSQFSLEPEEMKALVTETERAWEALGSVRYGPTDSEKGSGKYRRSLYITEDMKAGDVLTESNLRAIRPGFGMPVKYMEVLLGKKINADLVKGTPMSWKWIG from the coding sequence ATGGAGATGAAAGTGGGCGATCGGTATATCGGTGAAGCCCATCGGCCGTTCATCATCGCAGAAATGTCCGGGAACCACAATCAATCGTTGACGCGTGCCCTTGAAATCGTTGATCGCGCGGCGGACAGCGGTGCTGATGCATTGAAAATCCAGACATACACGGCAGATACGATGACGCTGGATCATAAAGGGGCAGACTTTGAAATTAACCAGCAGGACAGTTTGTGGAAGGGCAAGCGCTTGTATGATCTTTATAAGGAAGCTTATACACCGTGGGAGTGGCATGAAAAGATATTCGAGCGCTGCAGAGAACGAGGTATCATTGGGTTCAGTACCCCGTTCGACGCCTCATCGGTCGATTTCCTCGAATCGCTTCATGTCCCTATGTATAAGATTGCATCCTTTGAAAATACGGATCTGCCATTGATCGAGAAGGTCGCTGCCACAGGGAAACCGGTCATCATATCGACGGGGCTTGCGACAGTCGCCGAAATAGCAGAAATGACGGCTGCTGCGCGGGGAGCCGGCTGTCGGGATTTAGTGCTTCTGAAGTGCACCAGCAGCTACCCGGCAACTCCGGAGAATTCCAATATCCGAACCATACCTAATATGAAAGAAGTGTTCCGTTGTCAAGTCGGTCTATCGGACCACACCCTCGGTACAGGGGCGGCGGTTGCAAGTGTCGCTTTAGGTGCGTCCGTCATCGAAAAGCATTTCACCTTAAATCGTAAGGACGGAGGCGTGGATTCTCAATTCTCCCTGGAACCGGAGGAGATGAAAGCACTCGTCACGGAAACGGAACGGGCATGGGAAGCGCTCGGATCTGTTCGTTACGGACCGACAGACAGCGAAAAAGGGTCGGGCAAATACCGGCGCTCTCTCTATATTACAGAAGATATGAAAGCCGGTGATGTGTTGACAGAGTCGAATCTCCGGGCTATCCGCCCAGGATTCGGCATGCCGGTGAAATATATGGAAGTGCTGCTCGGGAAGAAAATCAATGCCGATCTGGTAAAAGGGACACCGATGTCCTGGAAGTGGATTGGATGA
- the pseG gene encoding UDP-2,4-diacetamido-2,4,6-trideoxy-beta-L-altropyranose hydrolase, producing the protein MRIGFRADASRSLGTGHVMRCATLAEQLKKQGVDVFFMCRKRPGDLVDWLMEAGMDVHMITGADPVSWEEDAARCVQVLDNIGTVDWLVVDHYLLDARWEEVLSARVGGVMVIDDLADRPHRCGVLLDQNLHKAGEAGYANLLPQGATCLFGPAYALLREEFYHYDKKRKERLGRLDRVLVSFGGSDPNNDTWKVVQALKRLADTPKVDVVVGGAYPYKQELRKFCQQEKMSLHVQTKRMARLMQQADVAFGAGGSSVWERCYMKLPTVVIEAADNQTGVLSALKERGAVLYLGRSEQVTTDQIYEQLALLKNDPSLLVNLSRAAGALMEKHRPHAVADFLTGRSPDD; encoded by the coding sequence ATGAGAATCGGTTTCCGGGCTGATGCGTCCCGTTCCTTGGGGACCGGGCATGTGATGCGTTGTGCCACGCTCGCCGAACAGTTGAAGAAGCAGGGGGTGGATGTTTTTTTTATGTGCAGAAAACGTCCCGGGGACCTTGTGGATTGGCTGATGGAAGCCGGTATGGATGTTCATATGATCACAGGTGCAGACCCGGTGTCCTGGGAGGAGGACGCGGCTAGATGCGTGCAGGTTTTGGATAATATAGGAACGGTGGATTGGCTCGTTGTCGATCATTATCTGCTGGATGCCCGGTGGGAGGAAGTCTTGTCTGCCCGTGTCGGCGGGGTGATGGTCATCGATGATTTGGCTGACAGGCCTCATAGGTGTGGTGTGCTGCTCGATCAGAATTTGCACAAGGCTGGGGAAGCGGGGTATGCCAATCTCCTTCCACAAGGCGCCACCTGCCTTTTCGGTCCTGCGTATGCCTTGCTTCGTGAAGAATTCTATCATTATGACAAGAAGCGTAAAGAACGCTTGGGACGTCTTGATCGAGTGCTTGTTTCCTTCGGTGGCAGTGATCCGAATAACGATACTTGGAAAGTTGTGCAGGCGTTAAAGCGGCTTGCGGATACACCGAAAGTCGATGTCGTGGTAGGAGGCGCTTATCCTTATAAACAGGAGCTCCGCAAATTCTGCCAACAGGAGAAAATGTCCCTGCACGTCCAGACGAAACGGATGGCTCGGCTGATGCAGCAGGCAGATGTAGCTTTCGGTGCAGGTGGGAGTTCTGTGTGGGAGCGGTGTTATATGAAACTCCCGACTGTTGTCATCGAAGCTGCTGATAATCAGACGGGTGTACTATCGGCCCTTAAAGAGAGGGGAGCGGTTTTATACTTAGGGAGGAGTGAGCAGGTGACGACCGATCAAATCTATGAACAGCTTGCCCTGTTGAAGAACGATCCGTCCCTTCTCGTGAATCTGTCAAGAGCGGCGGGGGCTTTAATGGAGAAGCATCGACCGCATGCCGTTGCAGACTTTTTGACAGGAAGGTCTCCTGATGACTGA
- a CDS encoding cytidylyltransferase domain-containing protein: MKVVAIVQARMGSTRLPGKVLKPILGKPMLVYQIERMQRSKLIDQLVIATTEHVRDDPIVELCRSVGVACYRGSEDDVLERYYETAAAFDADAVVRLTADCPLIDPNVIDDVVAAYVRRAPAFQYGSNTEVRTYPRGMDTSVFSFQALEEAYKEAVQPAEREHVTPFIIRHSERYSSFHVTYKRNASSHRWTVDTSEDFELVKRIIEHLYPSNPGFSMEDVLKVIADHPDWEDINRHIEQKDPGSS; this comes from the coding sequence GTGAAAGTCGTCGCCATCGTGCAGGCGCGGATGGGATCGACTCGTCTGCCCGGTAAAGTATTAAAGCCGATTCTGGGAAAACCAATGCTTGTCTATCAAATCGAGCGGATGCAGCGTTCGAAGCTGATCGATCAACTGGTCATCGCTACGACCGAGCATGTCAGGGATGACCCGATCGTCGAGCTGTGCCGATCTGTAGGAGTGGCTTGTTACAGAGGGTCGGAGGATGATGTGCTGGAGAGATACTATGAAACGGCAGCGGCTTTCGATGCAGACGCTGTCGTCAGGCTGACAGCGGACTGCCCGCTGATCGATCCCAACGTGATAGACGATGTCGTCGCTGCTTACGTCCGCCGCGCACCTGCGTTTCAGTATGGTTCGAACACGGAGGTGCGGACTTATCCGCGGGGGATGGATACAAGCGTGTTCTCTTTCCAAGCGCTGGAGGAAGCATACAAGGAAGCGGTGCAGCCGGCGGAACGGGAACATGTCACGCCGTTCATCATCCGCCATTCTGAACGGTACTCGAGTTTCCACGTGACATATAAGCGGAATGCCAGTTCTCATCGGTGGACGGTGGATACAAGCGAAGATTTCGAGCTTGTGAAAAGAATTATCGAACACCTTTACCCAAGCAACCCGGGGTTTTCAATGGAAGATGTCCTTAAAGTCATCGCTGATCACCCGGATTGGGAGGATATCAACCGTCATATCGAGCAGAAGGACCCAGGATCGTCCTGA
- the pseH gene encoding UDP-4-amino-4,6-dideoxy-N-acetyl-beta-L-altrosamine N-acetyltransferase, producing the protein MTEYTLRDVEEKDWRQIWTWRNREEIRRHMYNNQPIEWDSHLEWMKKEQKNTQAHAKIFVSGKRPLGFVRFSDIDRVHKRCLWGFYIGDPAAPKGAGTEMGKLALDYIFKQEPVQKVCAEVLSSNTGSVRYHEKLGFVQEGRLCSHWNRGGVFLDVILLALFKEDWEGKEWR; encoded by the coding sequence ATGACTGAGTACACGCTTAGAGATGTGGAAGAGAAGGACTGGAGGCAGATTTGGACGTGGCGGAACAGAGAGGAAATCCGCCGACATATGTATAACAATCAACCCATTGAGTGGGATAGTCATCTCGAATGGATGAAGAAAGAGCAGAAAAATACCCAGGCTCATGCGAAGATCTTCGTCTCCGGCAAACGTCCGCTTGGCTTTGTTCGATTTTCCGATATCGATCGTGTGCATAAGCGGTGTCTTTGGGGGTTCTATATCGGAGACCCGGCCGCGCCTAAAGGAGCAGGGACAGAGATGGGGAAGCTTGCCCTTGATTACATTTTTAAGCAGGAACCCGTCCAAAAAGTATGTGCAGAGGTTCTGTCTTCGAATACAGGCAGCGTTCGTTACCATGAGAAGCTTGGTTTCGTGCAGGAAGGAAGACTTTGCAGCCATTGGAACAGAGGGGGAGTGTTTCTTGACGTGATACTTCTGGCACTATTCAAGGAAGATTGGGAGGGGAAGGAATGGAGATGA
- the pseC gene encoding UDP-4-amino-4,6-dideoxy-N-acetyl-beta-L-altrosamine transaminase translates to MLAYGRQFIDDDDIDAVVNVLKSDYLTTGPTIERFEKELSEYVGSSYAVTFSSGTAALHAACFAAGVTEGAEVITTPITFVASANCVLYSGGTPVFADVDPIHYNIDPVSVEKLVTEKTKAIIPVDFTGQPADYKELRRIADENELVIIEDGAHALGAEYEGKKVGSFSDMTMFSFHPVKHITTGEGGVITTDNPVFYEKLKLFRTHGITRDTHQLEQNRKSWEYEMQFLGYHYRMTDIQAALGSSQLNKLERFLTLRRAYAAKYDEAFRNLEGVEIPCQLKDTKSSWHLYVLRLSGKLAPLRTEVFESLRAENIGVNVHYMPVHLQPHYQRLGYGPNQCPVAEELYEHILTLPLFPGMSDEDVKDVITAVRKVAGHFSGKAGKP, encoded by the coding sequence ATGCTTGCCTACGGCAGGCAGTTTATTGATGATGACGATATCGACGCTGTCGTGAACGTCTTGAAAAGTGATTATTTAACGACTGGGCCGACCATCGAGCGCTTCGAAAAGGAACTCTCGGAATATGTCGGCTCTTCGTATGCCGTTACTTTCTCAAGCGGAACGGCTGCCCTGCACGCCGCATGCTTCGCTGCCGGTGTGACAGAGGGGGCGGAGGTGATCACGACGCCGATCACTTTTGTCGCAAGTGCCAACTGTGTCCTTTACAGCGGTGGGACACCTGTATTTGCGGACGTCGATCCGATTCATTACAATATCGATCCGGTATCCGTGGAAAAGCTGGTGACGGAGAAAACGAAAGCCATCATACCTGTCGACTTTACGGGACAGCCGGCAGACTATAAAGAGCTTCGAAGAATCGCCGACGAGAACGAGCTGGTGATCATCGAGGATGGTGCCCATGCTCTCGGTGCGGAATACGAAGGGAAGAAAGTCGGTTCGTTCAGTGATATGACGATGTTCAGCTTCCATCCTGTCAAACATATTACGACGGGAGAAGGTGGTGTGATCACGACGGATAACCCGGTTTTCTATGAGAAATTGAAGTTGTTCCGGACCCATGGCATCACTCGTGACACACATCAGCTCGAACAAAATCGGAAGTCCTGGGAATATGAAATGCAGTTCCTCGGCTATCACTACCGCATGACGGATATCCAGGCAGCTTTAGGAAGCAGTCAGCTGAATAAATTGGAACGCTTCCTTACTTTGCGAAGGGCTTATGCGGCGAAATATGACGAGGCTTTCCGCAACTTGGAAGGAGTCGAAATCCCATGCCAGCTGAAAGATACGAAATCAAGCTGGCATTTATATGTTCTTCGTTTAAGTGGGAAGCTTGCTCCGTTGAGGACGGAAGTGTTCGAATCCCTGCGGGCGGAAAATATCGGAGTGAATGTCCACTACATGCCTGTCCATCTTCAACCTCATTACCAACGACTTGGATATGGGCCGAACCAGTGCCCTGTTGCGGAGGAATTGTACGAACACATTCTCACACTGCCTCTATTTCCTGGAATGTCAGACGAGGACGTGAAGGATGTCATTACAGCCGTCCGAAAAGTCGCCGGTCACTTCAGCGGGAAAGCAGGGAAACCATGA
- a CDS encoding UDP-N-acetylglucosamine 4,6-dehydratase family protein has protein sequence MFFKGKKILIIGGTGTIGSSIVRQLLQESPAVIRVFSRDEHKQHELHNELGPRQNLRFLIGDVRNYDRVHTAMHDVDYVFHLAAMKHVPACEYNPYEAVLTNVEGTHNVIKAALAKDVEKVVFTSTDKAISPTNTYGATKLTAERLITSAEYSKGSSRTVFASVRFGNVMGSRGSVIPLFKKQVVDKKKITVTDRRMTRFMMTLDQATNLTIQALKEAKGGEVFVLKMPIIALEDLYTLVIKEMCRKYQWKTTDIQIEEIGLRPGEKMYEELMTEEESVTAWELPGMYVIPHPIKKEQAYRSARKAKPGTYSSSGLPPITIEELYRLLKEEGLL, from the coding sequence ATGTTTTTTAAAGGAAAGAAGATTTTAATCATTGGAGGTACCGGAACAATTGGTTCCAGTATCGTGCGGCAGTTGCTGCAGGAGTCTCCTGCTGTCATCCGGGTATTCAGCCGTGATGAACATAAACAGCATGAGCTGCATAATGAACTGGGTCCAAGGCAGAATCTCCGGTTTCTTATCGGGGATGTAAGAAATTATGACCGAGTTCATACCGCTATGCATGATGTCGATTATGTGTTTCACCTGGCAGCGATGAAGCATGTTCCTGCCTGTGAATACAATCCATATGAAGCGGTGCTTACGAATGTGGAAGGGACTCATAATGTCATTAAGGCAGCACTGGCAAAGGATGTAGAGAAAGTCGTATTTACAAGTACAGATAAGGCGATTTCCCCGACGAATACGTATGGGGCGACCAAGCTGACCGCAGAACGTCTGATCACATCGGCGGAATACAGCAAAGGGAGCAGCCGTACGGTTTTTGCCAGTGTACGCTTCGGGAATGTCATGGGTTCCAGAGGATCCGTCATTCCGCTGTTTAAGAAACAAGTAGTCGATAAGAAGAAAATTACGGTGACGGATCGGCGGATGACCCGGTTTATGATGACGCTCGATCAAGCGACAAATTTGACGATACAGGCGTTGAAGGAAGCGAAGGGCGGCGAAGTGTTTGTGCTCAAGATGCCGATCATTGCCCTGGAAGATCTCTACACGCTCGTTATTAAGGAAATGTGTCGGAAGTATCAATGGAAGACTACAGACATTCAAATTGAGGAAATCGGACTTCGTCCGGGCGAGAAAATGTATGAAGAGCTGATGACAGAGGAAGAGTCGGTGACGGCATGGGAGCTCCCGGGGATGTATGTCATCCCGCACCCGATCAAGAAAGAACAAGCATATCGCAGCGCCAGGAAGGCGAAGCCGGGTACGTACAGCTCCTCCGGTCTTCCTCCCATTACCATAGAGGAATTATATCGCTTATTAAAAGAAGAGGGATTACTGTAA